The following are encoded in a window of Balaenoptera ricei isolate mBalRic1 chromosome 1, mBalRic1.hap2, whole genome shotgun sequence genomic DNA:
- the CLEC20A gene encoding LOW QUALITY PROTEIN: putative C-type lectin domain family 20 member A (The sequence of the model RefSeq protein was modified relative to this genomic sequence to represent the inferred CDS: deleted 1 base in 1 codon), translated as MTISPAPALQLTSDSKTFWRVEEELSWPEALEYCRQRHTDLAELQSTGRWSNIRTLSSLTSSPAAWIGLFFDVRLGGLRWSSGSTFSVPGWSSPPFFEEGLCATLYSIAIFPSLGAASCTAQKPFICYYDPALEPHTLLEPALSLTTSPKPAEVQISNLNFKRFDQERKWLAAVRYCHRHHTDLADPQTVTEETDKGALKSIMSKTEAWVGLYFSAASGSLRWSSDAGASVPTWLQVPEFGAGLCAGLCSYWSFSPRISAVACSSLKPFICFDDPAIGHRESAALPQLSYTPSSEVTMGTTPRPSTLPCFLLSMGALSLFLAGFWGLQGLGSGEGGLDAAAQGGSRGILPKGPGTSASPAQGPAAAARLPQLVSPEPAELGPRPRAPRASASAGPAAPQTQGTVAPSPPTHLEIPGYGPVPDGGPSTPPVTAQNTSFGPVPPASAPTPASSPALLGSPSVPQEVTETPLASASSPAPGPAPPEDLVTQGGPGTPREDAAGPSPGSTRGASAHPWVAAPPGSTTSSRSRSAELLGTGESTSEPFGSGSSAGPQTTTARRKGVAPSQAARPETAGSRPEPETAVTSERSGTDMTDAATATQAQHLSSSNHPDAKENTPTPKPGQLFGILKADFLIPVLMNPEDMKDQFLSEIQEVLKLTLGHEQFRLKWVGFEVNKK; from the exons ATGACAAtctctcctgccccagccctgcagctGACCAGTGACAGCAAGACCTTCTGGAGGGTGGAAGAGGAGCTGAGCTGGCCTGAGGCCCTGGAGTACTGCCGGCAGCGCCACACAGACCTGGCCGAGCTGCAGAGCACGGGGCGA TGGAGCAACATCAGGACCCTCTCTTCCCTTACCAGCAGCCCCGCGGCCTGGATCGGCCTCTTCTTCGACGTGCGCCTCGGGGGCCTGAGATGGTCCAGCGGCTCCACCTTCAGCGTGCCAGGGTGGAGCTCGCCGCCGTTCTTCGAGGAGGGTCTCTGTGCCACTCTGTATTCAATAGCCATTTTCCCCAGCCTGGGGGCCGCCTCGTGCACTGCTCAGAAGCCCTTCATCTGCTACTACG ATCCTGCCCTGGAGCCCCACACCCTCCTGGAACCGGCTCTCAGCCTGACCACCTCTCCAAAGCCAG CTGAGGTTCAGATCAGCAATCTGAACTTCAAGCGATTTGACCAAGAAAGGAAGTGGCTGGCAGCTGTGCGGTACTGCCACAGACACCACACAGACCTGGCTGACCCGCAGACAGTGACTGAGGAGACAGACAAGGGGGCCTTGAAATCCATCATGAGTAAGACTGAGGCCTGGGTTGGCCTCTACTTCAGTGCGGCCTCTGGGTCTCTGAGATGGTCCAGCGACGCGGGTGCCAGCGTCCCGACCTGGCTGCAGGTGCCTGAGTTTGGGGCAGGACTGTGTGCGGGTCTCTGCAGCTACTGGAGCTTCTCCCCCAGAATTTCTGCAGTGGCCTGCTCTTCCCTGAAACCCTTCATCTGCTTCGATG ACCCCGCCATTGGACACCGGGAGTCAGCAGCCCTCCCTCAGCTCTCCTACACACCCTCCTCAGAAGTGACCATGGGGACAACGCCCAGGCCAAGTACCCTCCCCTGTTTTCTGCTCTCTATGGGTGCTTTGAGCCTGTTCTTGGCTGGATTCTGGGGTCTCCAGGGCCTGGGAAGTGGAGAAGGTGGCCTGGATGCAGCAGCACAGGGTGGGTCCCGTGGGATCCTCCCCAAAGGGCCAG GGACCAGCGCCAGCCCCGCGCAGGGTCCGGCTGCGGCGGCGCGGCTCCCGCAGCTAGTCAGCCCGGAGCCCGCCGAGCTcgggccccgcccccgcgcccctCGCGCCTCCGCCTCCGCCGGCCCTGCGGCGCCACAGACCCAAGGGACGGTGGCGCCCAGCCCTCCGACCCACCTCGAGATCCCTGGGTACGGCCCGGTCCCCGACGGTGGGCCCTCGACCCCGCCAGTCACCGCCCAGAACACGTCCTTCGGCCCCGTGCCCCCGGCCTCCGCGCCGACCCCCGCCTCGAGCCCCGCGCTCCTGGGGAGCCCCTCTGTCCCCCAGGAAGTGACCGAGACCCCTCTGGCCTCCGCCTCGAGCCCTGCACCTGGCCCCGCGCCCCCGGAGGACCTCGTGACCCAGGGCGGGCCCGGGACGCCGCGGGAGGACGCAGCGGGCCCCTCGCCCGGCTCCACCCGCGGGGCCTCGGCTCACCCGTGGGTAGCGGCGCCCCCCGGGTCTACCACGTCCAGCCGGTCCCGCAGCGCCGAGCTTCTGGGGACGGGAGAAAGCACCTCGGAGCCTTTCGGCTCAGGGAGCTCGGCTGGGCCCCAGACAACAACGGCGCGCCGGAAGGGGGTAGCTCCGAGCCAGGCCGCACGCCCGGAGACCGCTGGCAGCCGGCCAGAGCCTGAGACAG CTGTGACCAGTGAAAGGAGTGGCACCGATATGACAGATGCAGCTACTGCCACTCAGGCCCAACATTTGAGCTCATCTAATCACCCAGATGCTAAAGAAAACACTCCAACACCAAAACCAG GGCAACTCTTTGGAATCCTGAAAGCAGATTTTCTCATCCCAGTTCTGATGAACCCAGAAGACATGAAAGACCAATTTTTGAGTGAG